One Myxococcales bacterium genomic region harbors:
- a CDS encoding ferritin-like domain-containing protein yields the protein MKHRTRYHHLRALFQLAVSLAAGRAYGCGPCPGPTTTLVPYLPDGNGPDAGAEGRPGSIDELDCRRQCGSDVSSCKLTGETISGTPIVECTKRSECGAGRRPAGYVPETFEARSALGTYYAEMALLERASVPAFRALYTDLSQLGAPRSLRERAKRAITDERAHARIVGRLARAHGARLPRARRWRAAPPSRSVVAIATENAVEGCARETFAALVASFQAAHASPELRATFARIARDETRHAALSHDVHTFLLTKLAPRERQKVTRAYEAALDELVAHGVGLPARARAWLGLPTSEDATLLAEALRDGLTSIGGAPRRAARKKSTLDSSIPPRPHVPSA from the coding sequence GTGAAGCATCGCACCCGCTACCACCATCTCCGCGCGCTGTTTCAACTCGCCGTCTCGCTGGCGGCGGGGCGGGCGTACGGGTGCGGCCCTTGCCCCGGCCCGACGACCACGCTCGTGCCCTATCTCCCCGACGGAAACGGGCCCGACGCGGGGGCCGAGGGTCGCCCTGGCTCGATCGACGAGCTCGACTGCCGGCGGCAGTGCGGCAGCGACGTCTCGTCGTGCAAGCTCACGGGCGAAACGATCTCGGGCACACCGATCGTCGAGTGCACGAAGCGCTCGGAGTGTGGCGCTGGAAGGCGACCGGCAGGGTACGTTCCCGAGACGTTCGAGGCCCGGTCGGCCCTCGGCACCTACTACGCCGAGATGGCGCTCCTCGAGCGTGCCTCGGTGCCCGCGTTTCGTGCACTCTACACCGATCTCTCGCAGCTCGGCGCACCCCGGTCGCTCCGCGAGCGCGCCAAGCGGGCGATCACCGACGAGCGCGCCCACGCGAGGATCGTGGGTCGACTCGCGCGAGCCCATGGCGCAAGGCTCCCACGGGCGCGCCGCTGGCGAGCCGCGCCACCCTCACGGAGCGTCGTCGCTATCGCCACCGAGAACGCGGTCGAGGGGTGCGCCCGAGAGACCTTCGCCGCGCTCGTGGCAAGCTTCCAGGCCGCGCACGCGAGCCCCGAGCTCCGCGCGACGTTCGCGCGGATCGCCCGAGACGAGACCCGCCACGCCGCCCTCTCGCACGACGTGCACACCTTCCTGCTCACGAAGCTCGCGCCCCGCGAGAGGCAAAAGGTCACACGTGCCTACGAGGCAGCTCTCGACGAGCTCGTCGCTCACGGCGTGGGCCTCCCCGCACGGGCACGCGCGTGGCTCGGTCTCCCCACCTCGGAGGATGCGACGCTGCTCGCGGAGGCGCTGCGCGATGGCCTCACCTCCATCGGGGGTGCGCCCCGGCGTGCCGCCCGAAAAAAATCGACGCTCGATTCGTCCATCCCGCCCCGCCCGCACGTTCCCTCGGCATGA
- a CDS encoding RNA polymerase sigma factor, whose translation MIFAYLMALLRPSGEARATDDAWVLSFHAGERRALEEAYVGHVRAVVDEAKKLLRTADAETVAHEVFCRMLADASMRASFRGGNLGAWLRTITRRAAIDLLRKRRREEPAPDDDTWVTPDPARDDEERDAKRLVERFRAEILPEKYAPLFRARFLEQLPQREAADRLGMSRSTLAYQEARVRELLTTFLLTTSPKGES comes from the coding sequence GTGATCTTCGCCTACCTCATGGCGCTCTTGCGCCCCTCGGGAGAGGCCCGCGCGACCGACGACGCGTGGGTCCTCTCCTTCCACGCCGGGGAGCGACGCGCGCTCGAAGAGGCGTACGTGGGGCACGTGCGCGCCGTGGTCGACGAGGCCAAGAAGCTCCTCCGCACGGCGGACGCCGAGACGGTGGCGCACGAGGTCTTTTGCCGCATGCTCGCGGACGCGTCGATGCGAGCGTCGTTCCGTGGGGGGAACCTCGGGGCGTGGCTCCGCACCATCACACGTCGCGCGGCCATCGACCTGCTCCGAAAGCGCCGCCGTGAGGAGCCCGCGCCCGACGACGACACGTGGGTCACCCCCGACCCTGCCCGGGACGACGAAGAACGCGACGCCAAACGGCTCGTCGAGCGATTTCGCGCCGAGATCCTCCCTGAGAAGTACGCCCCCCTCTTTCGAGCGCGGTTCCTCGAGCAGCTCCCGCAGCGCGAGGCCGCCGACCGGCTCGGGATGAGCCGCTCCACCCTCGCCTACCAGGAAGCTCGCGTGCGCGAGCTCCTCACGACGTTCTTGCTCACGACGAGCCCCAAGGGGGAATCATGA